One stretch of Streptomyces sp. R21 DNA includes these proteins:
- a CDS encoding hemolysin family protein encodes MTTVQLLIGFATLVVNAFFVGAEFALISVRRSQIEPHAEEGDRRARSVLWGLEHVSALLAAAQLGITLCTLVLGVVAEPAIAHLLEPVFHAVGVPQSAGHAVSFVIALALATYLHMLLGEMIPKNIALAEPVRTALLLGPPLVTLARALRPVIFTINAFANALLKLLRVDVKDEVTATFSDDELARLVKASSAAGLIDDRAQERLHDALELGRRPVRDVVLPLERIVYASVGVTAEQLERLSAESGFSRFPVVDEGRRIVGYLHVKDALDAMPRDLPFQVRDMRPIARVRESTPLDDVLTAMRRSRTHLAAVLGSDGRLAGLVTMEDVLRELFGQPV; translated from the coding sequence ATGACCACCGTGCAACTACTGATCGGTTTTGCGACGCTCGTCGTGAACGCCTTCTTCGTGGGCGCCGAGTTCGCGCTGATCTCGGTGCGCCGCAGCCAGATCGAGCCGCATGCCGAGGAGGGCGACCGCCGGGCGCGCAGCGTCCTGTGGGGCCTGGAGCACGTCTCCGCGCTGCTGGCCGCCGCCCAACTGGGCATCACCCTGTGCACGCTGGTCCTCGGTGTGGTGGCCGAGCCCGCGATCGCGCACCTGCTGGAGCCCGTCTTCCACGCGGTCGGCGTACCGCAGAGCGCGGGCCACGCGGTCTCGTTCGTCATCGCGCTCGCCCTGGCGACGTATCTGCACATGCTCCTCGGCGAGATGATCCCGAAGAACATCGCGCTCGCCGAGCCGGTGCGCACCGCGCTGCTGCTCGGCCCGCCGCTGGTCACGCTGGCCCGCGCGCTGCGGCCGGTGATCTTCACGATCAACGCCTTCGCCAACGCGCTGCTCAAGCTGCTCCGGGTCGACGTGAAGGACGAGGTCACCGCGACCTTCTCGGACGACGAACTGGCCCGGCTGGTCAAGGCCTCCAGTGCCGCGGGGCTCATCGACGACCGCGCCCAGGAGCGGCTGCACGACGCGCTGGAGCTCGGCCGCCGGCCCGTGCGCGACGTCGTCCTCCCGCTGGAACGCATCGTCTACGCGAGCGTGGGCGTCACCGCGGAGCAGCTGGAGCGGCTGTCGGCCGAGTCCGGCTTCTCGCGGTTCCCGGTGGTCGACGAGGGGCGCCGGATCGTGGGCTATCTGCACGTCAAGGACGCGCTGGACGCCATGCCGCGCGACCTGCCGTTCCAGGTCCGGGACATGCGGCCCATCGCGCGCGTACGGGAGAGCACACCGCTGGACGACGTGCTCACCGCGATGCGCCGCAGCCGTACGCACCTGGCGGCCGTGCTCGGCAGCGACGGGCGCCTCGCGGGCCTGGTCACCATGGAGGACGTGCTGCGGGAGCTGTTCGGGCAGCCGGTCTGA